AGCATTGATGATGTAATTCaaccaggaaactgaggcccagagagggtgagtgactacctcaagatcacacagccaggtaGGGGCAGAGTTCAAAGATCTTATCTCTGAAGCCCGTCTCCCTTTCATGGTACAATAATATGGTTGAAAGCACTTCCAACGTGGGACTTGATCACATTGATAGTGGTCTCTGTCACTGGAGGTGGACTGCAGCCAGGGGTGCTGGGGCTGGCTGAGCCGGCCTGTGACTACTCTGGGGCATTACAAGGTCTCTGCCTCCTCTGAGGGCACAGCCACACCAGGCAACTTCACCAGCACAGGAAGCCCTCGGCCTGCCAGCCAGAGGGGTTGGCTTTGACCTGGTGCCTCCTGTTCCCAGGAAGCAAGAAGCACGTCCACTCTGATTATAGCTGACAGCCTGCCGTGGGCTGGTCTTTGATAGAAATGCTGCCATTATGTAAGAGGTTACATAAATCATCTTGTGATGTCTGCGTCGCATGTCCACAGAGGCGCTGCCAGGCCACTCTGTCCTCCGCGTGGCCTTTGTTATGTTCCCCGAGCTGGTGTGGTCGGTCGGGCCTAACTCTCCAGGGCAGGGGTGGCTGGGAAGAGTCTGTAGCCCTGGGCTAGCAAGGCCCCTGGGAGGGAGATGGGGCCCTCATATTGGTTCACAGTTGTCGGTGGGAGCAGCATCTTAGGATCACTCCCACCCTAGCTTTGTCATTTACTGCCCATGGGACCTTCAGCAAGTCTCCTAGCCCAATTtgtgcctcaacttcctcatccaTTAAAGAGAGTAACCGTGGCAACTGGGAAGAACAAATGACAATATATGACACATATTTCCATCAAGTAGGACTTTACACTCATATGATGAGGTGTGAGAAACAGCACAGGGTGGCTGGCAGAGCAGAGCTCCCTCCCAGGTGCTTCTCCTACCTGGCTCTGCCTGGCTTTGCCTTGGATGAatctcttcccctctctgggcctctctgtcttcatctctaaaatgagaagtCAGCCCATCTTTTGGGACTGAATTTTCTGTAGAGGtgtgaaaatgtaaaatctcctttaacatttatttttggcAATTTAAAACATTACCAAACATGTACCAACAAACAGATACATTTAAACGCATTTTAACTCACAAGGTGACACGCTAGGCTGCTGACTGGTGAACTTGGGCAGTCAGGTTAACTCCTGTGGGGACCAGGTAATAGTTTCTCCAGGGACTCCTTTCATTTGATGACCATCCTAAGATCATAAGAGAAGcttttttaggctgggcgtggtagctgaaagctgtaatcccagcactttgggaggctgaggcaggcggatcacctgaggtcaggattttgagaccagcctggccaacatggtgaaaccctgtctctactaaaaatacaaaaattagccaggggtggtggcacacgtctgtaatcccagctactcaggaggctgaggcaggagaatcacttgaacctgggaagcagaggttgcagtgagccgagatcgcaccattgcactagagcctgggtgacagagcgagactctatctcaaaaaataaattaattaaaagataaacttttttAGAAAGTTGACATCTCAACTGCTTCTCTCTCTAAACCAAGATTTTGTAAATGTTCTGCAACCAAAACAAAGTATGGCTGATGGCTGATGTGAGACCATAATCCATATCTCCTGATTTCAAAGTTTTATATCATCAGAACAGACTCCTTGTTCTAATGCATTGTTTGCAAATAAGTAGAAGGTATGCATTTGAGcatggaaaataaatttgtacTCATAGCCCATAGTTGTCATGGTTTTACATGTTGAatctccacattttttttttttgagatgaagtctcactcttgtcccccaggctggagtgcaatggcacaatctcagctcactgcaacatctgcctcctgggttcaaatgattctcctgcctcagcctcccgagtagctgggattacaggcacccgccaccacacctagctaatttttgtgtttttagtagagacggggtttcaccatgttggccaggctggtctcgaactcctgacctcaggtgatccatccgtgtcggcctcccaaagtgctgggattacaggcgtgagccactgcgcccggctgaatctccacatatttttaaatgggcatCTCTGCTTCAAAGCAATTTGAAAACCCACTGCCCCAGATGAGCTCCTTGGGTCCCTAAGGCTTGGCCTGTGCATGCCCTGCCAGATGCCTCTTCTCACTTGCAGCTCCAGTCTACACATGTGCTGGCTGAATCCTATAAGTAGATGGTGTCTGTTGACATCCAGAGGTTCTGGAGGGGTGGCTCCCAGGAGACTGCTAGGTAGTTGTTCTGCTTCACTGATGAGTGGGCAGGAGACAAACGTTTACTTATCAAGATAAAGCAGGGAATGCCACCTCCACACCCTCTGGtccctgcacacagtaggtgttgaATGGAGTTGATGCAAAGCTGGGAGTCCCTGCTGCAGGGTCAGCACAGTGGACTGTCGGGAAACCAAGGCAGCAACAACCGGTTGGGAAGGGTCCATCAGCGGCCCAGCTTATCCAAGTTCAGGGCAGTTGAAGCCAGCACAGCTCATGTGCCTTTAACAGAGCTTTACAGAACTCGGGCTCTGGTGCTGGGCGATGCAGTCGGAAAGAAGCGCTTCCAGCTTTCATGTGCCATAGTCCTGTAGGATTACAGACAATTCGTTGTCATGTAAGCCATAGCAACCACAAGCATCCTTCACTCAGGCCTGCTGTGTGCTGagtccattcaagtcacaggagatacagagacagaaagctgTGAAAGAACTCCCTTCCCTTCTGGAGCTCACCTGGATGGGGCAAACAATAAacagacaaaatttaaaaaaataagacaggaagCAGCTGTTTACGGTTCACAGGAAAAATCCTGCTCATTGGAATGGGCAAagtatttaattcttaaaacatttaGTAAGAagctactctgtgccaggctctaGTAGGAGTCAGATTACAAAGGGCCTTCTGCATTTAGCTAAGGAGGTTAGACTTCATCTTTGACTCTAGGAACACAGGGATGGGAGAGGGCGTTATTAACAATGCTAGGAGTTGGCGGAAGGCATCCTGGAGGAGGGGGTGTTTGAGCTGGGCCTTTAAGAATGGCTGAGAGGACAGGGTTGGCTGAGTTGGGCCCAAGAATCAGGTTTGAGGCTTCTGTGGGTGTGTCACCAActgtaaatgggaaaaataatccCCTCTCTGCCCAGACCCAGGACAATAATGAGAGAACACTGGGAGAGTCTTATGACTGGTGTGATTACTGCTGTCTTTCCACCTGCCTATATGGCCAATCAGAAAACACAGAGGAGCCTTCCCTTGTGTGGGTCAGAGGCATCCAGAGGCCTGGCCTCAAGCCACAGTtgcctcctctccctgctcctgacTTCCCAAAGCTGCAGCTCCCATATTCCTGAGTTGGGAAGGTCCAACATTGTGCTAGAAGAGTGGAACCCAGGACGCATGGAGAAAATCTGGTCTTCCTGGCCGGCAGCGCTTAGGCAGCATCTGGTGCTCACGGGAGCTCCAGGAGGCAATGTGGCCAGGCAGATCCAACTCAGCCTTTGGACACAGACGGGCCTGGCTTCAAGTTCAAGCTCTGCTGGTTAACAGCTGTGAAGCCTTGGGAAAGTAACTCAACCTCACTTCATTTGTCAGGGCAACCACAACACTACCCTCACGGAGCTGCCCCGAGGGTCAGGTGAGGTCTTCATGTGGTTGTGGAATACGGCTCTTGGCACATGCTGGGTGTCCACAAAGAATccattttcttccacttttctctccctttcctttctctcttccctcttttcttccttctctgtttccTCAAAAAGTGTTTGGTGGAAGAACAGCCCACATTAAGAGCTTTGGAAAGACTTTCGTAAGACACCAACTCACCTCCCACGGAGTCCACGGGCCTGGTGGGGAGGCTTACTACTGGCTAAGAAAGGAGAGACAGCTTCATGAGCGGGCAGTGCAGAATGGGCCAGCAGGGCTGCAGGTGCCGTGGGATCTCAAGGAAGCTGGGAGCTGAGCTGAGTGGCTCTAAAATGTCTTGATGCCCTTAGAAGAGAGAAGATCTTCTGGAGAGAGGAATGATGCAGCCCCCACAAATCACAGAAGGCCTGGGGAGAAAAGGGCGAGCACAGCAAAGCAGGTGGTTACGTAGTCAGATGCCAGCTGCTGGAGAGGTTCAAACTGTTGGCTGTGCACACCAGCCTCACACAGTAGGCAGCAGGGAGCTGGCCCTGGTGGCCACAGGCCCTCAGGGCGCTCTCTTCAGCCACGCGTGCCAGATGTTTTGGAGCAGAAAGGATGTTTCCTGCTTGTACCAGTCAGGGTGGGCTGGGACGTGCTGCAGAAACACATAGCCCTCAAATCTCTGGCACTTAAAATGATGATGGTTTGGCTCTCACCCATGCAAAGGTTGCCGCAGGCAGGAGCAACCCTCCAGGGCACGTAGTGGCCAACAATCTAGGATGCGTCAGTCCAGCGGCACTTCCATCTCGGTCCACACTTCCCCGACCCCGCAGCAGGGTAGGGGCATGGAGAATACAGTGCTGGCTTTCAAGGCCTAAATTGAGTCACAGCTTGTCAGCACCGGGCCATCTCCTCCAAACCCTTCATTTTGCCTGTAAGGACCCTCAGGCCAGGGGTAGGGGAGATGGCTTGGAGTCAGGCCACAGCAGCTGTCTATTGGCCAGTGGGAAGGAGCAGGGCCATCACTTCTGGATGGAGGCCCTGGCTCTGCCCTGCCAATGCCCCCAGTCTGGGTAGGGAGACTCCAGGGAGGAGTCCTGCAACCTAAGATGCCAAATCTTAGGTTGTAGTACAGAGGTGTGGGTTGGCGCACAGGCCACCAGCCATCTGGCTGGTGAGGGAGACAGGAGGAGAAGGCAGtagaaggggaagagaaaaggaaggggaaggagaggaggagggaagaggaggctgAGTCTGGGCAGAAAAATGATGAGGCGTGAAAGGGGCCCGTGAGCTGGGCTGGCACGGAGGCACGACCATTAGCATTTCCCAGGCGGCCGCCCTCGCCTTCAGCCTCACCTTCCCTCTGGCCAGTTGGTGGGCAGGGCCAACAGCGGCTCTGGGCTCCCTTGCTTGCTCAGAGTGGCCCTGCTTGCAGCCCCGCCGGCGTTGGCACGGTGACAGTAGCCAAGTGTGCAAACTTGTCCCATTGTCCGCAGGCCAGGGGGAGCCATGGAAACTGGCTAATATGACACAGGAAAATGTTTGCTGATGGCAATTCTATGGGCTTTGTCCACCTCTTTCTCCATCATGACGACTCGATTTAAGTCCCTAACTGTTTGACTACAAATGCAAGGGGACCGTGCAACGCCAACCTTTTGTCCGGCTGCGCTGAATGGGCAATTCAGGCTTTGTGCAGCTCAATTGAGGAAGCAAACATAAAGACAAGATTCCTGAGAGCTCCAGCTCCCTTCCCATGGATATCCCAGCACCTCGTTAGAGAGTCCTTCCTCGGCCACCTTTTCCGACAGGCATCAGCGCACCTCCTGACCTTGAAGGCCCTCCATCCCCGATCCCTGGGGGATCCTGgcagggagggtggtgggggtggcagggggagacagagagagagacagagagacaggagaagagagagtgagagcgaGAGAGCCACTCAACACTCAAGGACAGCGGGAAAAGCAGCCCGCCCCGGCTTACCCCGTCCGATTGTCTGTCCGCACTGGAGCATGGCAGCTGTAGGCCTGGAGTCTTTGGGGGAGGTTTGCAAGCCTGTCTCCACTAGGCCCAGCCCCTTCTCAATCCTGGacattttaaacacacacacacacacacacacacacacaccccaccccctTGAGAAACCAGGGAACTGAGGTCAAGGGGAGGAGGGGggtggaggctgaggagagtgggGCTGAAGGGTAGAAATTTACCGGGAAATGATTGCATTTGGGAGCTGTCTTTTTTGTGATGGTCCCCATGGTGACAATTTGTGACGGCAAAGAATGTGGGAACGGGGCGCCGCCGCCTGATTGGGATGCTTTGTATCTGGAGAGGCGCTCCTGATTGGCCTGAGGGGCCCCCCAGCTCCGGGGAGTTGTCCTCCATTCAGCCCACTCAAGGGTTGCACAACTGCTTCCAGCCGGACGGAGCTCGGCCGGCTGCGCCGGGGCCTGTCCCAGGTCTGCAGTGGGGAACCTGCCGGGCCACGTTGGTGGGGCCTGGGCCGCACCTTCGGTCAGTGTGGAGGCCCGGTGGCTCTGGCCCGACTGGGTGGCGGGTGTGGGGGCaggctggggcctgggggaggggcgaGGTGCCGTGGGTGGCGGCCGAGGAGGCATGAAATTGCTGCAGATGCTTCTTCGGGGGAATCCCTGCTGCCCGCAGCCTGAGATCAGCCCGCAAGGCAGGTCTCGATTAAGTGCCAGACAGGGGTCCTGCCTGGTCCTGCGTGAGAGCTGGGGGTGGAGCGTGGGGACTGAGGAGGGGGGCTGGTGCTCCTCGTGCTGGGGGCAGGAGTGGTGGGAGGGGGAGGCTACCACCAGGGAGGAAGGGGGCTTGGCCTTGCTTTAAAGAGGAACAGTTGCCTCAGCTCAGAGAATAAACACCTCGCTGGCAAGTTGCACACGTTGGCAGCGTGGTGTGTGGGAGATGGGGCAGGCTGGGAGTGTGTGCCAGCCCCAGCAATGCCACCTGTAGCTGGGTCACCTTGGGCGACTTGCTTGACCTTTCTGAGCCTTGGCTGCAAGAAGGGGCACCAGACCCAAGCAGGCTGGGCGAGGCTCTGCTGGTGCCTGCCGCATCCCAGGTGTGCAGGAAGTGCTCAGCCACTTGCACCCACATCCCTCTACCCAGGACTCTGTTTAGGGCTGAGAGGTGCTGGGGTGGGGAGACTGTTTGTAGACAGGTGCTGTGGTCTTTtgggagggctgggtgtggttgcttgGAGAGACTCCGATGGCCTGTTTTGTCCCCCAGGTCAGCTCGGTGCCCTTCCTTGGAGCTGCCGGCCACCAGCAGAGCCTACCCTCTTCATGGAAAGCCTCGTGCAGTGGCCCCCTGGTGATGGCATCCGACAGTGATGTGAAGATGCTGCTGAACTTCGTGAACCTGGCGTCCAGCGACATCAAGGCAGCCCTGGATAAGTCCGCACCCTGCCGCCGCTCCGTGGACCATCGCAAGTACCTGCAGAAGCAGCTCAAGCGCTTCTCCCAGAAGTATTCCCGGCTCCCGCGGGGCCTTCCTGGCAGAGCTGCTGAGCCCTACCTGAAAAGGGGGTCTGAGGACCGGCCCAGGAGGCTGCTCCTGGATTTGGGCCCTGATTCCAGCCCCggcgggggtgggggctgcaAGGAGAAGGTGCTGAGGAACCCCTACAGGGAGGAATGTCTTGCTAAGGAGCAGCTCCCACAGAGGCAGCATCCAGAAGCTGCCCAGCCTGGCCAGGTGCCCATGAGGAAAAGACAGCTGCCCGCTTCCTTCTGGGAAGAGCCAAGGCCCACCCACAGCTACCATGTGGGGCTGGAGGGGGGACTGGGCCCCAGGGAGGGACCTCCCTATGAGGGTAAGAAAAATTGCAAGGGCTTGGAGCCCCTGGGACCTGAGACTACCCTGGTGTCCATGTCTCCAAGGGCCCTGGCTGAAAAGGAGCCGCTCAAGATGCCTGGGGTCTCCTTGGTGGGCCGCGTCAATGCCTGGAGTTGCTGCCCCTTCCAGTACCATGGACAGCCCATCTATCCGGGCCCCCTGGGGGCACTGCCTCAGAGTCCTGTCCCCAGCCTGGGCCTTTGGAGGAAGAGCCCAGCCTTTCCCGGGGAGCTGGCGCACCTCTGCAAGGATGTGGACGGCCTGGGGCAGAAGGTGTGCAGGCCCGTGGTGCTGAAACCCATCCCCACCAAGCCAGCCGTGCCCCCACCCATCTTCAATGTCTTTGGCTACCTCTAGCCACGCGGAGAGGGCCTCAGCCCCCACCTCTGGCCTGCAGGAGTGTCGAGGTCCCCGAGGCGCTCTCCTGTGAGGAGGTGGCTGGGCCACAGTGTGGCCTCTTCCGTTTGTGTGCGCATGGGAGTGGAGGGCAGGATTGGGGCAGGGCTCCTCAGGCAGTGACCCTTCAGCCTTGCAGCCTTGGAAGCTGGGAGGCTGGACCTGGTTGGCCCCTCCCCAGGCAGGCCAGGGCCCAGCAGCTTGTCCCGCTGTCCCTGTGCAGACCATAGGTACTGGGATGTTGCCCTTCCTTGCCTTGCAGTCACCCCAGAAGCCAGAGAGACGCATCTGTTTACCTGCCACCCACTCTGCGAGCCAATCTCAgttgttgttcttgttcttcttgtTCTTTGTAAATATTGAGAAAGttaaaagaataaagacatttctttTGGAGTTTCCATATCTTGGGTGTCATGAAGTTGAATGAGCCCCACCCAGGCTGAGGGCTGctggcagaggtggctggtttCAGGGAGGCCAGGAGCGGCTGAAACCTCTGAGATATCCGGGAATGGGCGCTGGGGGCCAAGATCTTGGTTCAAAggaaggagggtgaggaggggagcGGAGGAGCCACTAGGGAAGGACATGCTGGCGTGGACCCCCAAGGGGGTCCAACGTGCTCTGGAGAATAGGTGCTGGAACCAGGGGAGGTGGGGCTGCAGTATCAGCGCCGCCCTGTGCTGTGCGGCCAGACGCTTCCTCTGGGGGTCTCCTTGCCCCACCTGCAGGACAGTGAGATGAGAATGGGTCTCTCTGCAGTGTCTTCTGCTCTGTGTACAGCCGCAGGGCAGCCTCTGTGCCAAGGTGGTTGTGCCCAACTCTGGTCAGAGGGAAAATCAGGCCAAACAGGAGTTTGGTCCCTGTGGACAAAACAGGGGGCTTGACCAAATTGTTTCTCTTGTAAGCATGGTCTTGGAGTCTATGTCCATggggaaaataaatcaatttaaaaaataatagcgaATTCCCCTAAACCTCGTTCTCTCTGGCACATACAAAAGGATCCTCTCTAGCTAATTCAGACTCCAGGTTACCTGCTGATGGGTCTCTCCCCGGGCCTGGCACACACCAGGTGCCCCATCAATGGAATAATGAGGCCTCTGCCTGTGACAGTGCAGAGGGGAGCATTGGTGGCAGGAAGTGGCTCTGGATTTTGCCGTTAGTGTCCTACTAGCAAAGCTACCTGAGGGGCCTCCACCTGCACACAGGCCCAGATTTTCTCTGCTGCTGTGGACGTGGCTCCACGGCTGAGAGAGGGTGGGCCTGCTGGCCTGCCGAGCTGCTTATTTTATCAGAACACAGTTTCCACAACTAAGAAGGGTGCAGCAGGCCAGTCCCGGCTGGGGACTACGGTGCTCTCATCAACAGCGTGATGCTGGACAAGTTAATcctcactctgtgcctcagtctcctcatctctaCAATGGGGGACTAGGAAACAGGTGCAACGACCTCTTCTTCACCCCAGGCAAGTGTTGGCTGGTTGCAGGATCCCTTCTTTGGAGTCCAGACATGGCCTCTGATTCTTCCTCATTAACACAGGATGCAGGATCCATGGTCACCAAGGGCCCCTCCTACTTGCCTTGTTTTACTCCAGGATTCCCCTGGCCTGGGGAGTCCCCTGGAggggcagccccagccccaggaagCCAGCCAGTGGTTTCTGTCCAATGGCCTCTGAAGACTTCAGAGCCACAGAAACAGGCATGGCCTGGGCAGAGCTGTTCAGAGTCATTATCTGGCCATGGGATGAGGACAGTCCTCAACCTAGACCCTCAGCCTCAGACTGCTCTGGTCTTAAAGAGCAGCaaggggctggggggtggggtaCCCTCCTCTGCCCTCTGTGTGGCATCATGCAGGCCCTCTGGATCCATGTCGATGAGCCTCAGCTCCCTGCAAACTGCATAGCAGCGGTTTAAATGCCTGCATCCTAGCCTGCCATCTATCAGCTGTGCaatcttgggaaagttacttaacctctccgtGCTGAAATTTCCTCATTTGAAGAATGTGATTGATAACAGACCTGCTGTATAGGCTGTTGTGAGGCCAATGTGAGTGCTCGGCCCACTGTGCTACCCAGATGCTCAAAAGCTTCACCAACCACAAGTCGCCTCTTGTAGTTATCTGGCGGTGTCTGTAGGTCCTGTCACGCTGACATTTTAATACCGTTTATGGGCTGTGCTGCCCAGGGAATAATGTGCCTGGACCACCCAACCAACCGCACCTGCTAGAGAGGACCTGAGCTCCAGAGGCACGTCTTAGTCTTAGACTAAGATATCTTAGTCTTTGGGGAGAAAGCTCTGGTCTCTCTGATAAGACTGGCCTGTCCCTGCTCACAGCCCCAGGGGGTACCTGATGATCCATCCATTCAAAAGTTGGGAAGCAGAAACCTCTACTAAGACATGGCCTGACAGAAGCCCCTGGCAACATGATGCCCCCACGTGGAAGCGAGGTAGGCAGAACACATGCATTTAGGAAAGCTTTGgtattaaaaatcagttttaaatcCCGCTGCAGTAACAACAGCAGATACTCCCCTAACCACAAAGTGAACGGCGCCGGTTCAAAGTAAAACCCAGAGCCAGTCCAGGCACACCTCCCCCTACCCCTTCACCATCCCCGACACCCACCGCTGGGTCAAACAGGCTCCTGTTCACAAAGGGGAATCTGTGCCAGACTTTCAGGGCTGTGTCTACTATGCTGTGAGACGTCCCTGAGGCTGCAAACCTCTTGGGGCTGGGTAGGTGCGGCT
This genomic stretch from Homo sapiens chromosome 14, GRCh38.p14 Primary Assembly harbors:
- the FAM181A gene encoding protein FAM181A isoform 1 (isoform 1 is encoded by transcript variant 1) is translated as MPLEERRSSGERNDAAPTNHRRPGEKRASTAKQVSSVPFLGAAGHQQSLPSSWKASCSGPLVMASDSDVKMLLNFVNLASSDIKAALDKSAPCRRSVDHRKYLQKQLKRFSQKYSRLPRGLPGRAAEPYLKRGSEDRPRRLLLDLGPDSSPGGGGGCKEKVLRNPYREECLAKEQLPQRQHPEAAQPGQVPMRKRQLPASFWEEPRPTHSYHVGLEGGLGPREGPPYEGKKNCKGLEPLGPETTLVSMSPRALAEKEPLKMPGVSLVGRVNAWSCCPFQYHGQPIYPGPLGALPQSPVPSLGLWRKSPAFPGELAHLCKDVDGLGQKVCRPVVLKPIPTKPAVPPPIFNVFGYL
- the FAM181A gene encoding protein FAM181A isoform 2 (isoform 2 is encoded by transcript variant 2); the encoded protein is MASDSDVKMLLNFVNLASSDIKAALDKSAPCRRSVDHRKYLQKQLKRFSQKYSRLPRGLPGRAAEPYLKRGSEDRPRRLLLDLGPDSSPGGGGGCKEKVLRNPYREECLAKEQLPQRQHPEAAQPGQVPMRKRQLPASFWEEPRPTHSYHVGLEGGLGPREGPPYEGKKNCKGLEPLGPETTLVSMSPRALAEKEPLKMPGVSLVGRVNAWSCCPFQYHGQPIYPGPLGALPQSPVPSLGLWRKSPAFPGELAHLCKDVDGLGQKVCRPVVLKPIPTKPAVPPPIFNVFGYL